TCCCTTGCAAATGAGTCCAAAGCCTCCTGCAGTGGGGAATAAACACCACTCCACCCCACAAACAGTCCCTAGGGTCCTGTTCTACTATCTGTGGTTTCATGGGACACACCAATGACTGGGAACAGCACATAATAATGTTAAGAAATCCATCTGGCCAAGATTTATATAACATTCAGTAGCTACTGCTATTTTGCCCAGAAATGCAATGCACCAGGGAACTGTACAGTTAGGAAAAAGAAGTCCTTTGTTAAATGCACTCATTATTTAGTGTGATTTGACATAGAAATGCAGAGCATTTACTTTTTATGATGTTTTCTTGGTTGGAAAATAATGCTCCATTTACATGCTTGATCTAGCATTTCATTAatccttgatttttcttttatttttttgttgttttcagctTTATCATTCTGCCAGATGTTCCAGATGTACTGAGTTTAATAGACAGTTAGCACAAGAATAGTTCAGCTAGTTCACATTATAAATCAAACTAGAGACTAGGGTTACATCAGTGTGTGCTAGCAAATTAAACAGAGCTTCTCTCATCCAGAGGCCAGCACGTTGACTCTAGTCACGTCTCTgctatgaaattattttagcttCCAAAACAGGGCACCCTCATCCAGTTTCCTATTCGGGAATGGTCCCTAGACTCCCAAGATGTGCCTGAGAACTGTTGGGAAGAATTTCAATCCAAGACAGGATAGGATCATGCCAGGGCCATGCCAACAATTTCAAAGTAAAGATGATGGTGTTCCAGTGCACACAGCTGTTTCCTGGCACTGTTTAATTTCTTGGTAAAAAAGTAACCTGTGAAAGACTCTCTCTTTAGCTGTGGATCAGTATCACATAAAATGCAACAGTCTCTTCTCCTCTGCAGGGAACGAGGGTGATGTTCTCAGCTTTGCCAGGAGAAAGAGCACATACTAACTCTGTGGACAAACAAACCCTTTTGGTCCTTCCAGTAAAGAATGGAGTCTGCCTGATGCTACAGCTACATTCAGCCAGCATTGGAATGGCTAAGCTTCTTGGTGTCTTGCCCTCAAAGGCAGGGACATGAGCTTCTTCCCccattttccattcttttgaAGCGTGTGTCTTACTCCAGCCCAACTAGAGTACCAGACAGAAATGATCAGAAGTGATACCCACATTCCAGTTccaaaattttcttcctgtgtaaGGCCACTAAAGTCAGTCATTCATACATTTTAATTCTAAGAAAATGTATTCCCTTGACTGACTATTCAAATGTAAAAGGCATAAACTAGATTAATAATGAAGATAATAAGAAGATAATAAGGATGtaagagcagaacagaaatttctTCAGGTCTGAAAGCTGCCATTTTATCAGAAGTGAACAGAGGCATTAATGATCACATTGAAATGGCAGGATTTAACAGAAACACTGCTATGAAGCTTATACCGTTTTACGATTTACCAGATTTGTTTCAtttgaggttaaaaaaaaaaaaaaaaaaaaaaaaagagccagtTTGTAGGGTGAATTCCAGTAACATGAGGCCATCTAGTGGAAGACAACGTTTGTCTTCCAGGCTTTGGGTGTTTACCTCTGGCCATAGCTTCTGCTCTAtgattattttctgtaacttgGGAAATATCTCATTTGTGAATCATGGATGCGATAAAAATTGTCTAGAAAGGTCACCAtggacaacaaaaaaagagtcaacgtttatttttataaacatgCAGACTAAGTAGCTAGACAACTTATGTTAATTAGAATTGTACAaagttagaagaaaaacaagcgTTTAATGTATAGCTACAAAACATTGCCTACGAAAgctgaaagttttgaaaataaaatatctgcaaaagTTTCTggataaatgaaagaaaacagttcaaCAAGGACAACGGAGTCATTACCTATACTGTTGCATTCACTAAGATCAGGTGGCATTTACAGAAGATTTGAAATTTAACTGTGGAGGAAAATACATGATGAAGGACTCGTGAACACCAACTTGCTACAGAACCAGGAATGCTACTGAGACGCCCAAGGAAGTGTTTTGCAGGGGGGACAGAAGTGTCAATCCCAACGccctggagcagagggaagcagcGAATGACAGAGCACAGCTGAAAAGCCTACGTTGTGCTTTTTTCACCATTGTCAAAACAGGCAggataaatgaaattaaattaagagATTGTGATAAGGCAGTGTAAAGCTGTTCTCAGCACTCTTCTCTGTTATGCAGAATTCATTCAGCATGCCCCTGCTTGCTTCATGTGTAAGGCACCTCGGCTTCTCCTGCAAAGGAAGGACATAGGCATTGCAGACAGTAAGCTTAGCAATATGCACTAAAATCTCTCTGAAGTCCTCAGCTAATAACTTGCTAACAGAGAAGACACTATAAACAGAGAAGGCGGCACTGatcatatttcttttaaaaaaatatatattttatccATAAAAAGCAAGGTATTTGCAGTACGTTTGAATTCTTACATAACCTGATTTGGGTCCGGGTGCCTTGTTAGCCCTGTGTTGCTTATCGGATTCTTCACTGTCTTCTAGTTGCTGCTAGAATAGGAACTTGCTCACACAAATATCAAGGTGATTTGTTTAGATCCATTGTACCTTATTGCTGGGAGAAGCAATTAGTCTATAAAAATGGTAACACTTAGGTGGAATGGAAATAGCAGATAACAGCTAATGTCAGATTTTAGCTTATTCAGGAGTAATTACATAGCATTGTACTTACAGGACTGCTTTGCAGAAAGAGCATTTGTTGTTATATGTTTTCCCGTCAGAGCCACAAAAAGGTTGATAGAGTCTTTCACAGTAAATAGGTTTTCCTCTCTCTAACCTCTTGTATTCACTGCAGTCTACCTGCAAACACagtatcatttttctttgaaaccaTCTTTCTCACCTTCTCCATTCACCTACAGAAATAATGAATATATGAAATTTTTGGACAAGCTTGTCACCTGTTCTAGAACAGCACAGTCAGTGAGGCTCTACCATCTATATCAGCTGAGCCTAAGCCTCAAAAAAGAAACGTTCCTTCTAATAGTGATGTGTGTAATGCTACCCATGTCATGAGCACCTTTAGGGACTTTGCTGTCTATCTGAATAAGAATACAGTCACTGGAAAATACGCAGCCCTTTTTCCATCTACAGAAAAGTTgagtcaatatttttttctacctgaTTGCAATTGTCAGTAAGTTCAGGTGAGATTAGTTCTGAAGGTTGTGAGGGGTTTCTGTCTCTATATTGCACAAGTATCAGCTCTTGATGCTTTTTTTATACTGGTGAAAGGTTCTGCCCGAGCGGAATTAAGTCCCATTTAAGTattagcatgaaaaaaattgttggaAGGCCCTCATCTGACAGTGGGGTATTACAGACTTCTATATGTAAACGGGAGTACAAGCTAATAAAAGAAATGACTGCAGGTGctcctgtcctggttttgtAGCTCAGTCTTCTCTTATCAAGTGATTTTCATTCCTGGTACTTGACAAGCAAGGAGTTCCTTGTGCAGTGCACATACTCTATTTAATGTGCTGCTTGTCATCCTCAAAAGCCTTGGGTTTGCTTGCTAGGAAAGTCCTTATAGGTGCTGTTGTAACTAAAGTTATTTCAGCTCTATTTGCTGCTAGTCTAGTGACAACTGAATCATATTAGTCTTTGGAGTTTTGGCTggagcttttcctttctgaagatCTAGCCAAAATATGTATtacaaatgtatatatttaaaacagaaccTAGCTTGATGTTCCCTTGTTATGGCCGGATTTTTCCCCGCTTCGTTCCAATTCTAGTGAAGGACAGAAGTATTACTTCAGCCAAACACTGGAATTTATTACAGACTGTGATTGATTTTATGCCAGTCGTTGCCCAGAGCCTGCAGGTGAGTGAAGTCAGGGGCTGTGTGTGTCAGCCTGTGCCATGGCTCAGCACAGACTGAGAGATCTCCACTGGCAAAAAGTGTCATTAGCCAATCACTCTTTTGGGTATTATGGGCTTAAATGCAGCGTcccataataaaaaaaaagcatatggGTTGTTAGTTTACCTaagtttttccttcatttggtCCAGCTgctaaaataaggaaaacatgTAGTTTGGTGGGAAGAGTGGAAGAAGCTCTTCCCGAAAAAGTGTGTAGATCTCGGTGCAGTTTTAGGCATCAGAGGCTGTATACGTTGGGCTGGTATGGGGCCAGCTCTGTGCGTGTGTGAATTTCCCCTCCCTGTTACTGTCCACTGGACTCCCAAATGGCTTGTCTGCTAATCTGAGTAAGGATTTTTGTTGGCTGGTGCCTCATTTCTTTCAGAGGCTGACCCCGAGATGCATGCTCCAGCATAGTCAGAGAGTAATTAAAATCCTAGGTACAAGATTTAGGTTCTAAAATTCACAAGAAAGCCTTCTAATGACATCAccatgtaaatattaaaaaaaatattcttgatttCTCTGACTTTAAATTTGGCCTTGCCCAATTTCTTGCCCAGAATGTAGTACAGGTAAAAGTATCTGGAAGTTTCAGGGAAACCACTTATCACAAACTCAGGGATTTCTCTCTTAAATCTCAATACTTTGGCAgcatttaattaacattttgtaaGTGTTTTTCTGACCTCATGTTGTTACAAACTACGTATTTTTATCCAGAAATATATGAGAAAATTACTCACTTCAGTCTCTTCGGCAGCATCTGCAACATAAACAGAATcacaaaagataaaataaaaaacactgtTGATGAGCATTCGATTTGCAACTGGGGTTATTTCATTAGTACCAGCTCTTCCAGCAACACCAAGTCTCTTACCTCCTTGAAAGTAAATGCTGACATcgtttttcagtgtttaataAGATACAGGTGTCAGAACCTATTAAACAAGTGGACCTTGTTGTATTGTTTACCTTAGAAATCTGTGTCAGCAACTAGAACAGCCTTTGTTGTGGGAGGGAATGGAAGCTACTGTTCCCATTTTCACCAGAAAAAAGATTGAAGACCCAGGAGTCATTATTATGTTCAATAGCCAGTCTGTTTAGGATGAACTAGTTGTTGAGCATGACTGAGTTTTAATTCCCAAGTTTATAAAAACAATTGTATGTGCCTCTAAGCGTATCGTGTGGTCTCCTTATACTTTGATTTTCTGTCAATAATGAGGATaatatcttcattaaaatatgatattaaatatatataataatgaTAATGGAATTTGGATCataatactgcttttaaaagtgttttcccTTGCAGGTTGATATGGATTCTAAACTATTTGGCAGAAGGATTGCCTTCTATTTTGTACACATATGGCATCTAATATAATGGAACCCAGTTCTCAGGTGGGGCTTCAAAAAGCTCCTTCAAAATAATGATAATTACGCCTCTCTGAAAGTAATCAGGTAAAATTGGCATGTGTCCATTGTGGTGACACATTTGTTACTTTCTTTAGGAATGTATTTTGTTGTTCTCCAG
The DNA window shown above is from Falco naumanni isolate bFalNau1 chromosome 8, bFalNau1.pat, whole genome shotgun sequence and carries:
- the LOC121092269 gene encoding ovomucoid-like; this translates as MKITGAFVLLILADLCLSNAAEETEVDCSEYKRLERGKPIYCERLYQPFCGSDGKTYNNKCSFCKAVLRSRGALHMKQAGAC